A section of the Portunus trituberculatus isolate SZX2019 chromosome 20, ASM1759143v1, whole genome shotgun sequence genome encodes:
- the LOC123506737 gene encoding cell division control protein 6 homolog, with the protein MPAKQESITFPIRKTKSSRSKSGKLAEQKDREDARNNAYNCAEVVIDETILNDSSSQEISSLNQTIGLSPRESVVQRRTSSKIQSTVHSTRRSSRKKCPISYRETSPSPQKKQFNVYSKDTPKKLTYGEESSPERVSTSDYLGTSVTPCKNTSSVRNVQTSSKTRECVTSYQETSSSPRQLPLRRNRNLNQDGNSTTLQKLSPEAVSLGYKCSRTLSRSETPTRNARSRDKDQEHLTPTKRKVLSPDAADCFSPTKRLVVVLNGIPKEYSDKLPSMLSPSSNHQKVPELTTPKKTQLSTPPIPSQVNPSGSSLIPSQMGSHDTSVTTGLPVSMIEKPHSSTVHSLIGVPQAPAHTAQDSKATEEHHTSTGPSLIAVSQTPECTAHHFKAECKSPSRSVVKRLNMNSPVKSPMKPLLLASPRRSPRKLNNENKASPQRSLMKALQSPLHSSSPSSLVSRLSLASPPSCKKNLAMGLFKPNVSAYRSLRQSLNTGTPSVLVCREKQADEIREFLTHHLTQGKPGSLYISGAPGTGKTASLNSNLESLQVKRIKTVFLNCMTLKTTAAIYKTIASELSLSVSSSERENKNAIEKALTISRHPILLMLDEVDQLDSKNQEVLYTIFEWPALPCSSLVLVGIANSLDLTDRILPRLQALPNFKPKLLHFPPYTKAEIVKIITHRIKEANLGEVQVIRPAAIQLLAGKVASIAGDVRKALDVCRRAVELCETQARKQAVLKPSNASPQKASKTSLDSVVPKMVEIPQILSIFNEVYGSRVVSAVTNAPESFSLQQKILICCLLLILKHARSKDVTLGKFHEVYTRVCKKQQVPGMDQTEFLSLCTLLESRGMLQVKRNKEIRSSKVLLLLNASEAENVLGDRSLLATVLEDRESLGKLCSQQKR; encoded by the exons atgccAGCCAAACAGGAATCAATCACCTTCCCCATTCGCAAAACAAAGTCCTCAAGAAGCAAATCTGGGAAGTTAGcagaacagaaagacagagaggatgCCAGAAATAATGCATACAATTGTGCTGAAGTAGTTATTGATGAAACAATACTAAATGACTCAAGCTCTCAAGAGATCTCATCACTAAATCAGACAATTGGCCTGAGTCCCAGAGAAAGTGTAGTGCAAAGAAGAACCTCATCAAAAATTCAGTCCACAGTCCACAGCACTCGCAGGTCATCTCGAAAGAAGTGTCCCATAAGTTATCGTGAAACTAGTCCTAGCCCTCAGAAGAAGCAGTTTAATGTGTACAGCAAAGACACTCCAAAGAAATTAACCTATGGAGAAGAGTCATCACCAGAACGTGTCTCTACCAGTGACTATCTTGGCACATCAGTAACACCTTGCAAGAATACCAGCTCAGTCAGAAATGTTCAAACATCATCCAAAACAAGAGAATGTGTCACCAGTTATCAAGAGACAAGTTCCAGCCCAAGGCAACTACCActgaggagaaatagaaatttgAACCAAGATGGAAATTCCACTACCCTACAGAAGTTATCCCCAGAGGCTGTCTCCCTTGGCTACAAATGCTCAAGAACCCTCAGTAGATCAGAAACACCCACTAGAAATGCCAGAAGTAGAGACAAGGATCAAGAGCACCTGACTCCAACTAAGAGAAAAGTTTTATCACCAG ATGCAGCAGATTGTTTCAGTCCTACGAAAAGGCTGGTTGTAGTCTTAAATGGAATTCCAAAGGAATATTCTGATAAACTTCCATCTATGCTTAGTCCATCATCCAATCACCAAAAGGTCCCAGAATTAACCACACCAAAGAAAACACAACTGAGCACACCACCTATTCCATCTCAGGTGAATCCATCTGGTTCATCTCTCATTCCATCTCAGATGGGTTCACATGACACTTCAGTTACCACCGGCTTACCGGTGTCAATGATAGAAAAGCCTCACTCATCCACAGTTCACTCACTGATTGGTGTGCCTCAGGCTCCAGCCCACACTGCTCAAGATTCCAAAGCTACAGAAGAGCATCATACATCTACAGGTCCTTCACTGATTGCTGTATCTCAGACTCCAGAGTGCACAGCTCATCACTTCAAAGCTGAGTGCAAAAGTCCATCACGCTCAGTTGTAAAGCGCCTTAATATGAACAGCCCTGTAAAATCTCCCATGAAACCTTTGTTGCTTGCCAGTCCGAGGAGGTCCCCTCGGAAGctcaacaatgaaaataaagctAGTCCTCAAAGAAGCTTGATGAAGGCCCTTCAGTCACCCTTGCACTCTAGCAGTCCATCTTCACTGGTGTCAAGACTCAGCCTGGCCAGTCCCCCTAGTTGCAAGAAGAATTTGGCCATGGGTCTTTTCAAACCAAATG ttaGTGCATACCGTTCACTGCGGCAAAGCCTTAACACTGGCACGCCATCAGTTCTAGTGTGTCGGGAAAAGCAAGCAGATGAAATAAGAGAATTCCTtacccaccacctcactcaagGCAAACCAGGTTCCCTTTACATCTCAGGTGCTCCAGGAACTGGCAAGACAGCTTCACTGAACTCTAATCTGGAAAGCTTACAG GTGAAGAGAATTAAGACAGTCTTCCTGAACTGCATGACCCTCAAGACAACAGCTGCTATTTACAAAACCATCGCCTCTGAGCTAAGCCTGAGTGTGTCTTCCAGtgagagggaaaacaagaatGCAATTGAGAAGGCACTTACAATATCCAGGCACCCCAT cctGTTGATGTTAGATGAGGTGGACCAACTGGACAGCAAGAATCAGGAGGTGCTATATACCATCTTTGAGTGGCCAGCGCTGCCTTGTTCCTCCCTAGTGTTGGTGGGCATTGCCAACTCTCTTGACCTCACTGATCGTATCCTCCCACGTCTTCAAGCTCTGCCAAACTTCAAGCCAAAGCTGCTTCATTTCCCTCCCTACACCAAGGCAGAGATTGTCAAAATCATCACCCATAGAATAAAAGAG GCAAATCTTGGTGAGGTGCAAGTGATTCGTCCAGCTGCTATTCAGTTGCTGGCAGGCAAGGTGGCATCCATTGCAGGGGATGTCCGGAAGGCTCTTGATGTCTGCAGGCGGGCAGTGGAGCTTTGCGAGACTCAAGCTCGCAAGCAGGCTGTGCTGAAGCCTTCCAATG cCAGTCCTCAAAAAGCTTCCAAGACATCGCTGGACAGTGTTGTACCAAAGATGGTAGAGATACCACAGATTCTCTCTATCTTCAATGAGGTGTATGGGTCCCGTGTGGTGTCGGCTGTAACTAACGCCCCAGAGAGCTTCTCATTACAGCAGAAAATCTTGATTTGCTGCTTGTTATTGATTCTCAAGCATGCAAGATCTAAGGATGTAACACTTGGGAAG TTTCATGAAGTTTACACACGAGTATGCAAGAAGCAACAGGTTCCAGGAATGGATCAAACCGAATTCCTTTCCCTCTGCACACTCTTGGAGTCAAGAGGAATGCTGCAAGTAAAGCGTAACAAAGAAATTCGCAGCTCAAAG GTTTTGCTGCTCCTGAATGCAAGTGAAGCTGAGAATGTCCTTGGTGATCGCAGTCTCCTGGCCACCGTCCTGGAAGACAGAGAAAGCTTAGGAAAATTGTGCTCTCAACAGAAGAGGTAG